The following proteins are co-located in the Dehalococcoides mccartyi 195 genome:
- a CDS encoding ATP-binding protein, which produces MWQIIGQDKAVSFLCNSLNQDKLCHAYVFYGQSGVGKKRMALSFAQALNCQAASPPCQECPVCERIMAGNFPDVIHIELLSAEDSSDGKAKAEIGVKQVEDIQHAASLPPFEGKYKVFIIHQAEKLSVESSNRLLKTLEEPGSQNIFILLTADKSLLLPTVLSRCQILELKYAETGLIHEAFIKQGLDEEKAELLSHLSYGRVGWAMEAASNPEILEERKAKIDKIMRVLGQDEEDRFNYAADVSNLFGKNRAEAEEVLDMWLGLFRDMLLLKADAGQNMTNIDYKDILYQACGGLGLVDIRAGIDNILKAQSQLRANANPRLCLEVLMLSLPLVKEGL; this is translated from the coding sequence ATGTGGCAGATAATAGGTCAGGACAAGGCAGTCTCCTTCCTCTGTAACAGCCTCAATCAGGACAAGCTTTGCCACGCCTATGTGTTTTACGGCCAGTCCGGGGTGGGTAAGAAACGGATGGCACTTAGTTTTGCTCAGGCGCTAAATTGTCAGGCTGCCTCACCCCCATGTCAGGAATGCCCGGTGTGTGAGCGCATCATGGCCGGAAACTTTCCGGATGTTATCCATATAGAGCTTCTTTCAGCCGAAGATTCCTCTGACGGCAAAGCTAAGGCCGAAATAGGGGTTAAACAGGTAGAGGATATCCAGCACGCCGCCAGTTTGCCCCCGTTTGAGGGCAAGTACAAGGTTTTTATTATCCATCAGGCTGAAAAGCTGTCAGTAGAATCTTCAAACCGCCTTCTGAAAACGCTGGAAGAGCCGGGTTCTCAAAATATCTTTATTTTGCTGACCGCTGATAAATCACTCCTGCTGCCCACGGTTTTATCCCGTTGCCAGATTTTGGAATTAAAATATGCCGAAACCGGTCTTATCCATGAGGCATTTATTAAGCAAGGTTTGGATGAAGAAAAAGCTGAACTTTTGTCTCACCTGAGTTATGGCCGGGTGGGCTGGGCTATGGAAGCAGCCTCAAACCCCGAAATTTTGGAAGAACGTAAAGCTAAGATTGATAAGATTATGCGGGTACTGGGGCAGGACGAGGAAGACCGCTTTAATTATGCCGCTGATGTTTCAAATCTGTTTGGTAAAAACCGGGCAGAGGCTGAAGAGGTACTGGATATGTGGCTGGGGCTTTTTCGGGATATGCTGCTACTTAAGGCTGATGCCGGCCAAAACATGACTAATATTGATTATAAAGATATACTATATCAGGCCTGTGGCGGGCTTGGGCTTGTGGATATACGTGCGGGTATAGATAATATACTTAAGGCCCAAAGTCAGCTGCGGGCAAATGCCAACCCCAGGCTTTGTCTGGAAGTGCTTATGCTCAGTTTGCCCTTGGTAAAGGAAGGACTATAA
- a CDS encoding PSP1 domain-containing protein, translated as MVDIVKIRYKQAGKIYYFDPAGFELYPYDCVVVETSRGEELGWVVASPSQVEESSLEQPLKPVIRLATAEDMARERQLEEKNQSAVSECIELVDKLNLPMKLIRAEYSLDENHVTIYFSAEDRVDFRELVREISRKLRVRVELRQIGPRDEAKMVGGYGRCGRELCCCSFLSEFDPVSIKMAKEQNLPLNPQKISGVCGRLLCCLDYEYETYKAAKAKMPKDGLKVITPVGKGEVVGGNPLEEMVFVLLESGANAEVPLKDIRPDKEGRRPDASLHR; from the coding sequence ATGGTTGATATTGTAAAGATACGCTATAAACAAGCCGGCAAGATATATTATTTTGACCCTGCCGGTTTTGAACTTTACCCGTATGACTGTGTAGTGGTGGAAACCAGCCGTGGCGAAGAACTGGGCTGGGTGGTTGCCTCTCCTTCACAGGTAGAGGAGAGCAGTCTGGAACAGCCGCTGAAGCCTGTTATCCGTCTGGCTACCGCTGAAGATATGGCCCGAGAACGCCAGCTGGAAGAGAAAAACCAGAGTGCAGTTTCGGAATGTATAGAGCTGGTAGACAAGCTGAATCTGCCCATGAAACTTATCAGGGCGGAATACAGTCTGGATGAAAACCACGTAACCATATATTTTTCAGCCGAAGACAGGGTGGATTTCCGCGAACTGGTCAGGGAGATTTCACGCAAGCTGAGAGTCAGGGTAGAGCTTCGGCAGATTGGCCCGCGGGATGAGGCCAAGATGGTGGGCGGTTACGGCCGGTGCGGACGGGAACTTTGCTGCTGCAGTTTCCTGAGTGAGTTTGACCCGGTGTCTATAAAAATGGCTAAAGAGCAAAATTTGCCGCTAAATCCCCAGAAGATTTCAGGTGTTTGCGGCAGGCTTCTTTGCTGCCTTGATTATGAATATGAAACCTACAAAGCCGCCAAGGCTAAGATGCCTAAGGACGGGCTGAAGGTAATCACCCCGGTAGGCAAAGGTGAAGTGGTCGGCGGTAACCCCTTGGAAGAAATGGTATTTGTTCTGCTGGAAAGCGGGGCTAACGCCGAAGTGCCTTTGAAGGATATCCGCCCGGATAAAGAAGGCCGCCGTCCTGATGCCTCACTCCACCGCTAA
- a CDS encoding HNH endonuclease, which translates to MDNHQVLVLNQDYQPLNVCHVRRAVLLVYQSKAEMLENGSGFWHSEKDLFALPSVIRLSCLIKHPPLRPKLNRAEIFSRDKHTCQYCGRKDLELTIDHVNPKHQGGPHVWENVVTACLHCNRLKAGRTPEQAHMKLLSTPGVPQYRYGYSLPRSNGSIRHEWRPYLGLENEPKLAVE; encoded by the coding sequence ATGGATAACCATCAGGTACTGGTCTTAAACCAAGACTATCAGCCACTGAACGTATGCCACGTACGGAGGGCTGTTTTGCTTGTTTACCAGAGCAAAGCCGAGATGCTGGAAAACGGGTCAGGTTTCTGGCACTCTGAAAAAGACCTCTTTGCCCTGCCCTCAGTTATACGCCTATCCTGCCTTATAAAGCACCCGCCCCTCCGCCCCAAACTGAACCGGGCTGAAATATTCAGCCGGGATAAGCATACCTGCCAGTACTGCGGGCGCAAAGACCTGGAGCTGACTATAGACCACGTTAACCCCAAGCATCAGGGGGGACCCCATGTTTGGGAAAACGTGGTAACCGCCTGCCTGCACTGCAACCGCCTTAAAGCCGGACGCACCCCCGAACAAGCCCATATGAAGCTTCTGAGTACGCCGGGAGTACCCCAATACAGATACGGATATTCACTGCCCAGATCAAACGGCAGTATCCGCCATGAGTGGCGGCCTTACCTGGGGCTTGAAAACGAACCCAAATTAGCGGTGGAGTGA
- a CDS encoding ATP-binding protein: MEHIKDILGKQINIKGSSSTTSSKGKADKAAEENLCPLCKGAKFVYPVSAEGVTDFSRVIPCQCTQTESGADREKRLLTYSCLGGLQKYTFEKLNSLGKSEEPHNQNMFSQAYNAALNFASNPAGWLVFSGPSGAGKTHLAAAIANKRLAMGQPVLYKRASELIDDLKKSFEPDSEAAYSQSFDILKNAPLLIIDDLTVQSGSDWSKEKLDQLLTYRFSQELPTIITLSTPINELDSRIQSRLLDKSVSRIYPVASNPEDTLEYRWDNALALQKKMTFENYDHKRSNLPPEQRQNIEAAYNLALEFSRNPESWLVFQGETGCGKTHLASAIVNERYRQGKPAMFVVVPEFLDHLRSTFSPESKTSYDQMFDAVKNAKLLVLDDFGEQSSTPWAQEKLYQVINYRYNRRLPTVITTRCPLSEIEVAISSRFVDPQISMVFNITAPNFRCDSTGQQKQRPVSRINRTTRPQR, from the coding sequence GTGGAACACATAAAGGACATACTGGGGAAACAGATAAATATAAAGGGCAGCTCTTCGACCACCTCGTCCAAAGGTAAGGCAGATAAAGCGGCCGAAGAAAACTTATGCCCGTTATGTAAAGGGGCAAAGTTCGTGTACCCTGTTTCCGCCGAAGGGGTAACGGATTTTAGCCGGGTAATCCCCTGCCAGTGCACCCAGACCGAATCCGGTGCGGACAGGGAAAAACGGCTGCTGACCTATAGCTGTCTGGGAGGTCTGCAAAAATACACCTTTGAAAAGCTGAATTCGCTGGGTAAAAGCGAAGAACCGCATAATCAGAATATGTTCAGCCAAGCTTACAATGCCGCCCTGAACTTTGCTTCCAACCCCGCCGGCTGGCTGGTTTTCAGCGGCCCGAGCGGTGCGGGTAAAACCCACCTCGCAGCCGCCATTGCCAACAAACGCCTTGCCATGGGGCAGCCGGTGCTGTATAAAAGGGCTTCCGAGCTGATAGATGACCTGAAAAAGTCTTTTGAACCTGACAGCGAGGCTGCTTACAGCCAGAGCTTTGACATACTTAAGAACGCCCCCCTGCTGATAATAGATGACCTTACCGTCCAGAGCGGTTCGGACTGGTCAAAAGAAAAACTTGACCAGTTGCTTACCTACCGTTTCAGTCAGGAACTGCCCACTATTATTACCCTGTCTACACCTATAAACGAGCTTGATTCCCGTATCCAGAGCCGTCTGCTGGATAAATCTGTATCCAGGATATATCCGGTTGCCTCAAACCCGGAGGACACCCTGGAATACCGCTGGGATAATGCTCTGGCGCTTCAAAAGAAAATGACCTTTGAAAATTATGACCACAAGCGTTCAAACCTGCCGCCTGAGCAACGCCAGAATATAGAAGCCGCTTACAACCTGGCTCTGGAGTTTTCCCGAAACCCCGAAAGCTGGCTGGTTTTTCAAGGAGAAACCGGCTGCGGCAAGACCCATCTGGCATCTGCCATTGTCAATGAACGTTACCGCCAGGGCAAACCCGCCATGTTTGTGGTCGTACCCGAATTTTTAGACCACCTGCGTTCAACCTTCAGCCCTGAGAGCAAAACCTCTTACGACCAGATGTTTGATGCGGTTAAAAACGCCAAACTGCTGGTACTGGATGATTTCGGCGAACAGTCCAGCACCCCCTGGGCTCAGGAAAAACTCTATCAGGTAATAAATTACCGCTATAACCGCCGTCTGCCCACCGTAATTACCACCAGATGCCCGCTGAGTGAAATAGAGGTAGCCATAAGCTCACGCTTTGTTGATCCCCAGATAAGCATGGTGTTTAACATCACTGCCCCTAACTTCCGCTGTGACAGCACCGGCCAGCAAAAACAGCGCCCGGTATCCCGTATTAACAGGACTACCCGCCCCCAACGCTAA
- a CDS encoding DnaD domain-containing protein → MSNAPLFPARQEFTPVSRFFIHRVAPLIEDMTELKVSLAVFSLIQAKKGYPRYTTLAELAAEETLVKALGKTRDESLQSLDKALQMAVKRGTLLGLEIKSGKHTHQLYFVNTESEAAVVEKIKTGNLVLPGLKEASTEVISGQAEQPNIFKLYEQNIGMLTPMLADNLKEAEKLYPEEWIAEAIKEAVNLNKRNWRYIERILENWSSQGKNSGTHKGHTGETDKYKGQLFDHLVQR, encoded by the coding sequence ATGAGCAATGCGCCATTATTCCCCGCCAGACAGGAGTTTACCCCCGTATCCCGCTTTTTTATCCACCGGGTAGCTCCCCTAATAGAAGATATGACCGAACTGAAGGTAAGCCTGGCGGTATTCAGCCTTATTCAGGCAAAAAAAGGATACCCCAGATACACCACGCTGGCTGAACTGGCAGCCGAAGAAACCCTGGTAAAAGCCTTGGGCAAAACGCGGGACGAAAGCCTGCAATCACTGGATAAAGCCCTCCAAATGGCCGTAAAACGGGGAACCCTGCTGGGGCTGGAAATAAAAAGCGGCAAACACACCCACCAGCTTTATTTTGTAAATACCGAATCAGAAGCGGCAGTGGTGGAAAAGATAAAAACCGGCAATCTGGTTTTGCCCGGCTTAAAAGAAGCCTCAACCGAAGTAATAAGCGGCCAAGCCGAACAGCCAAATATATTTAAACTTTACGAACAGAATATAGGCATGCTGACCCCCATGCTGGCAGACAACCTGAAAGAGGCGGAAAAACTCTACCCCGAAGAATGGATTGCCGAAGCCATAAAAGAGGCGGTCAACCTGAATAAACGCAACTGGCGTTATATAGAACGAATACTGGAAAATTGGTCAAGTCAGGGAAAAAACAGTGGAACACATAAAGGACATACTGGGGAAACAGATAAATATAAAGGGCAGCTCTTCGACCACCTCGTCCAAAGGTAA
- the dnaB gene encoding replicative DNA helicase: MLDAKMPPYDVDAEESVSGSLLIDGQAIFDIIPILKPQDFFTESNRLIFEACMSLYGRSEAINQVTVAQELERLGKLERCGGSAYLSHVVTVVPTSLDIEHYARIVYRLSVMRQLIEAGQKISELGFKADPDVSDSLGKAEDLLFRLRHERSSLGFTHIKNILDKYFEPVPIPGSEGYQAIPHVLTGLTGMDTFLGGLQRSDLIIMAGRPSMGKTSLALNIARNAAVEQRACTAIFSLEMSRESLVQRLLSNEAAVNSRSIRLNESSPDEERKIMDAIGVLSEAPIFIDDSPQIRVAEIRSKALRLRYEQNIDLIIVDYLQLIQGEGSGKENRVQEISYISRSLKGIARELNVPVIAISQLSRAPEFRSSHQPQLSDLRESGSIEQDADIVVFIYRDEFYYKEDEWANLHPDQEYPREIADIIIAKHRNGPIGTVKCRFRHDLTRFENLGSSTEPSFL, encoded by the coding sequence TTGCTTGATGCTAAAATGCCCCCTTATGATGTAGATGCCGAGGAATCGGTAAGCGGCTCTCTGCTGATAGACGGGCAGGCTATTTTTGATATTATACCCATCTTAAAGCCGCAGGATTTCTTTACCGAATCTAACCGCCTTATTTTTGAGGCCTGTATGTCCCTTTACGGGCGGAGTGAAGCCATCAATCAGGTTACCGTAGCCCAGGAACTGGAGCGGCTGGGCAAACTGGAAAGATGCGGCGGGTCAGCCTACTTAAGCCATGTGGTTACGGTAGTGCCTACCTCACTGGATATTGAACACTATGCCCGCATAGTTTACCGTCTTTCGGTCATGCGCCAGCTGATTGAGGCAGGCCAAAAAATAAGCGAACTGGGATTTAAGGCCGACCCTGACGTATCGGATTCACTGGGCAAAGCCGAAGACCTGCTATTCCGCCTGCGCCATGAACGCTCAAGTCTGGGCTTTACCCATATTAAAAATATTCTGGATAAATATTTTGAACCTGTGCCTATACCCGGCAGCGAGGGTTACCAGGCCATACCCCATGTCCTTACCGGGCTGACCGGCATGGATACCTTCTTAGGCGGGCTGCAGCGTTCAGACCTTATCATTATGGCGGGACGCCCCTCCATGGGAAAAACCTCGCTGGCTTTGAATATTGCCCGGAATGCGGCGGTTGAACAAAGAGCCTGTACCGCCATATTCAGCCTGGAAATGTCCCGCGAATCTCTGGTGCAGCGTTTGCTTTCCAACGAAGCCGCGGTAAATTCACGTTCCATCCGCCTGAATGAAAGCAGCCCTGATGAAGAGCGTAAAATAATGGATGCCATCGGCGTACTATCCGAAGCCCCCATTTTTATAGATGACTCACCCCAGATAAGGGTAGCCGAAATACGGAGTAAAGCCCTGCGGCTGCGCTACGAGCAAAATATAGACCTTATTATTGTGGACTACCTGCAGCTTATTCAGGGTGAAGGCAGCGGCAAAGAGAACCGGGTGCAGGAAATAAGCTATATCTCCCGTTCGCTGAAAGGTATTGCCCGCGAACTGAATGTGCCGGTTATAGCTATATCCCAGCTTTCCCGTGCCCCGGAGTTCCGCTCCTCCCATCAGCCCCAGCTTTCAGATTTGCGTGAATCAGGCTCCATTGAACAGGACGCGGATATAGTGGTCTTTATATACCGTGACGAGTTTTATTATAAAGAAGATGAATGGGCAAACCTCCACCCTGACCAGGAATACCCGCGCGAAATTGCGGATATTATCATAGCCAAACACCGTAACGGCCCTATCGGCACTGTAAAGTGCCGCTTCCGGCATGACCTGACCCGCTTTGAAAATCTGGGTTCAAGCACGGAGCCCAGCTTCTTATGA
- the rplI gene encoding 50S ribosomal protein L9 produces MKVAFLKDVPGRGKTGDVKEVNDGYARNYLIPNKLAMPASASVTSEIAAKQAAEDRRKAKAEAEMAQLAKELDGTNVSIKAKTGAKDKLYGQVTTTVIAAEIEKQTGKAIDKRKLELSEPIRQLGSYEVVIRFNKDLSSKINLIITAEENT; encoded by the coding sequence ATGAAGGTTGCTTTTCTGAAAGATGTACCCGGCAGAGGGAAAACCGGGGATGTAAAAGAAGTAAATGACGGCTATGCCCGTAATTATCTTATACCCAACAAACTGGCTATGCCGGCTTCTGCCTCGGTAACCAGCGAAATAGCAGCCAAACAGGCGGCTGAAGACCGCCGCAAAGCTAAAGCCGAAGCTGAAATGGCGCAGTTAGCCAAAGAGCTTGACGGCACTAACGTAAGCATAAAGGCCAAGACCGGTGCAAAAGATAAACTTTACGGGCAGGTAACTACCACTGTAATTGCCGCCGAGATTGAAAAACAAACCGGCAAAGCCATAGATAAACGCAAACTGGAGCTCTCCGAACCTATCCGCCAGCTGGGCAGCTACGAGGTAGTTATCCGTTTTAATAAAGATTTGTCATCTAAAATAAACCTGATAATCACCGCTGAGGAGAACACTTAG
- the trxB gene encoding thioredoxin-disulfide reductase: MSPLLYDVIIIGGGPAGLTAALYTGRAKLKTLVIERAFIGGQITRSEKVDNYPGFPEGITGFDLTQQMQIQAEKYGAEIISAEVTALNKAKDSFELSTEAGKLSGRCIIICGGTERNKLGVPGEEEFSGRGVSYCATCDAPFYNDKVVAAVGGGNMAIYEALHLSEFAKKVYLIHRRQGFRADAVLVDKAKSKGNIEMVLDTVITSINGKDSIQSLSLNNLKTQKTSDLPVNGLFVAVGLQPNTAYLKGVVDMDKNGSILVNDQMETSVSGILCAGDIRSGSIRQVISAAGDGAVAALSAKRYLDR; the protein is encoded by the coding sequence ATGTCACCACTCCTGTATGACGTAATAATTATAGGCGGAGGCCCGGCCGGGCTGACTGCCGCCCTGTATACGGGCAGGGCAAAACTGAAGACACTGGTTATTGAACGCGCTTTTATAGGCGGGCAGATAACCCGTTCGGAAAAAGTGGATAACTATCCCGGTTTTCCGGAGGGTATCACCGGCTTTGACCTGACCCAGCAGATGCAAATACAGGCCGAAAAATACGGGGCGGAGATAATTTCGGCAGAGGTAACTGCCCTTAATAAAGCCAAAGACAGCTTTGAACTTAGCACCGAAGCGGGCAAACTAAGCGGGCGTTGTATTATTATCTGCGGAGGTACCGAACGCAACAAGCTGGGCGTTCCCGGCGAAGAGGAGTTTTCAGGCCGGGGCGTTTCCTACTGCGCCACCTGTGATGCCCCTTTTTACAATGACAAGGTTGTGGCGGCGGTAGGCGGGGGAAACATGGCAATTTACGAAGCCCTGCACCTGTCAGAGTTTGCAAAAAAAGTTTACCTGATTCACCGCCGCCAGGGTTTCCGGGCAGATGCGGTATTAGTAGATAAAGCAAAGAGCAAGGGCAATATTGAAATGGTGCTGGATACGGTGATTACCTCCATAAACGGCAAGGACAGCATCCAGTCACTATCATTAAATAACCTTAAAACCCAAAAAACATCTGACCTGCCGGTAAACGGGCTTTTTGTAGCCGTGGGCTTACAGCCGAATACCGCTTATCTGAAGGGTGTGGTGGATATGGACAAAAACGGCAGCATACTGGTAAATGACCAGATGGAAACGTCAGTAAGCGGCATACTCTGTGCCGGGGATATCCGAAGCGGCTCAATAAGGCAGGTTATATCTGCCGCCGGAGACGGGGCAGTTGCCGCCCTTTCCGCCAAACGCTATCTTGACCGCTAA
- the plsX gene encoding phosphate acyltransferase PlsX: MIIAVDVDGGDYAPKEIIKGALKAAQEYKIGLILLGKKEVIHVHAGHYLKKYPIEIVHCPQTITFNEHAVEAIKGKPKSAIVIGTSLVKQGKADAFISAGNTGAVLAAAFFILGKIDGVERPALGAIITTRPHIPSLLIDAGANAECRPNHLDEFAHLGNIYAKQVLGLEKPRIGLLNNGEEEAKGTKLTLETHQLLKKSQLNFIGNIEGHDISLNKADVIVTDGFTGNVVLKTLEGLGDALLKLRKVGHAIDSAAHLRGRALLADVGLGSMVKGMDFEECGGACLLGVKGTVIVAHGRSHARAIKNAIGLAKRTAEKGVDKLIAEDVRLRTLTATEGEQNHVTTPV, translated from the coding sequence ATGATAATAGCGGTAGATGTAGACGGGGGTGACTACGCCCCAAAGGAAATCATAAAAGGTGCGCTTAAGGCTGCCCAGGAGTACAAGATTGGTCTTATCCTGCTGGGTAAAAAAGAGGTTATTCACGTCCATGCGGGGCACTACCTGAAGAAATACCCTATAGAAATAGTCCATTGCCCCCAAACCATTACCTTTAACGAACACGCGGTGGAGGCAATCAAGGGCAAACCTAAGTCAGCTATTGTTATAGGCACTTCCCTGGTCAAACAGGGCAAGGCAGATGCCTTCATCTCTGCCGGTAACACCGGTGCGGTGCTGGCTGCCGCCTTTTTTATTCTGGGCAAAATAGACGGGGTTGAACGCCCGGCACTGGGTGCCATCATCACCACCCGCCCCCACATCCCTTCCCTGCTGATAGATGCCGGGGCAAATGCAGAGTGCCGCCCCAATCATTTAGATGAGTTCGCCCACCTGGGCAATATTTATGCCAAACAGGTGCTGGGGCTTGAAAAACCCCGAATCGGGCTGCTGAATAACGGCGAAGAAGAGGCCAAGGGTACCAAGCTCACACTGGAAACCCACCAGCTACTCAAGAAAAGCCAGCTGAATTTCATCGGCAATATAGAGGGGCATGATATCTCCCTGAATAAAGCGGATGTGATTGTAACAGACGGCTTTACCGGAAACGTTGTGCTCAAAACTCTGGAGGGGCTGGGGGATGCCCTGCTTAAGCTGCGGAAAGTAGGCCATGCCATTGACAGTGCCGCCCACCTGCGGGGCAGAGCTTTGCTGGCTGACGTGGGCTTGGGCTCTATGGTAAAAGGCATGGATTTTGAAGAATGCGGCGGTGCCTGCCTGCTGGGGGTAAAAGGAACAGTTATTGTTGCCCACGGCCGAAGCCATGCCAGAGCTATTAAAAATGCTATCGGGCTGGCTAAACGCACTGCCGAAAAAGGGGTGGATAAACTGATTGCCGAAGATGTCCGCTTGCGCACCCTAACAGCTACGGAAGGAGAACAAAACCATGTCACCACTCCTGTATGA
- a CDS encoding acyl-CoA dehydratase activase: MNIFLGIDSGSVSTKIICLSPSAELADWIYLPTAGDPLSTLRTGLRQLQHRLPEDTSVLGVAVTGSARELVADAVGADMVKNEISSQAKAAAHLIPEVKTVIEIGGQDSKLILLENGFVSDFAMNTVCAAGTGSFLEHQSRRLNLSLEEMGKLAHFSQNPIELKGRCTVFVESDMIHFQQTGSSRPDIVYGLCKALVRNYLNDLGLHKEIRQPVVFQGGVARNPAMKKAFEEELGFSLIVPPRPEITGALGAALLLCQERETDSPAKPTNFRGFETPFLREKV; the protein is encoded by the coding sequence ATGAACATTTTTCTGGGCATTGACAGCGGTTCCGTATCTACCAAAATAATATGCCTGTCACCGTCTGCCGAACTGGCAGACTGGATATATCTGCCTACGGCCGGAGACCCGCTAAGTACACTGCGGACGGGGCTGAGGCAATTACAACACCGTTTGCCGGAAGATACCAGCGTACTGGGAGTGGCCGTAACCGGCAGCGCCCGTGAGCTAGTGGCAGATGCAGTGGGTGCAGATATGGTCAAAAATGAAATCAGCTCACAAGCCAAAGCGGCTGCCCACCTGATACCCGAAGTAAAAACAGTAATAGAGATTGGCGGGCAGGACAGCAAACTTATCCTGCTGGAAAACGGGTTTGTATCTGATTTTGCCATGAACACTGTCTGTGCCGCCGGCACCGGCAGCTTTCTGGAACACCAATCCCGCAGGCTTAACCTTTCACTGGAGGAAATGGGGAAACTGGCTCATTTCAGCCAAAACCCTATTGAACTTAAAGGCCGCTGCACGGTATTTGTAGAATCAGATATGATTCACTTCCAGCAAACCGGCAGCAGCCGTCCCGATATTGTTTACGGTTTATGTAAAGCTCTTGTCAGAAACTATCTGAATGACCTGGGGCTGCACAAGGAAATCCGCCAGCCGGTGGTTTTTCAGGGCGGGGTTGCCCGAAACCCGGCTATGAAAAAAGCCTTTGAAGAAGAACTGGGTTTTTCACTGATAGTTCCGCCCCGGCCGGAAATAACCGGGGCTTTGGGTGCGGCTTTGCTGCTTTGTCAGGAAAGAGAGACAGATAGTCCAGCCAAGCCCACCAACTTTCGGGGGTTTGAAACCCCTTTTCTCCGGGAGAAAGTATAG
- a CDS encoding M20 family metallopeptidase translates to MSDNNLANIKSAVIKMIDTEKGSLEELSLKLHANPELGYQEYKAVEWLCEYLSRHNFSIERNTGGLKTAFKATFGQGKPVIGFLAEYDALPQLGHACGHNLIATAAAGAAVAARLAAKLYGGTVCLIGTPAEELSGGKIQMVEKGVFKELEAALIAHPGNDDIATTQALACVTLNVEYFGKESHAAAHPDKGINALDAIVLAYTSLNSLRQHIEPGARIHGIITDGGKAANIVPGHSAGTFLIRSQTLPYLRELMDRVLDCFKSAAQATGARLEYRFDKSIYAPMNNNMALANLYVKNMDMLGHRTLLEDPEMNFGSTDMGNVSQVVPSLHGYYAITGKDVSGHTPEFASAACSAKGIKGALDAAKAMAMTAADLFGSSANLEKVKTEFQKSTRPSA, encoded by the coding sequence ATGTCAGATAACAATCTTGCCAATATCAAAAGTGCTGTTATTAAAATGATTGACACTGAAAAGGGCAGTTTGGAAGAACTGTCTCTTAAGCTGCATGCCAACCCTGAGCTGGGTTATCAGGAATACAAAGCAGTGGAATGGCTGTGCGAATACCTGTCCAGACACAATTTCAGTATTGAAAGAAATACCGGCGGCCTTAAGACTGCCTTTAAAGCCACTTTCGGTCAGGGTAAACCGGTTATAGGTTTTCTGGCTGAATACGACGCCCTGCCCCAGCTGGGTCATGCCTGCGGCCATAACCTTATTGCCACCGCGGCAGCGGGTGCGGCTGTAGCCGCCCGTCTGGCCGCCAAACTTTACGGCGGTACGGTCTGTCTTATCGGCACTCCGGCTGAAGAGCTTAGCGGCGGTAAAATACAGATGGTGGAAAAAGGTGTATTTAAAGAGCTGGAGGCGGCGCTTATAGCCCACCCCGGCAATGATGATATTGCTACCACCCAGGCACTGGCCTGTGTAACATTAAACGTAGAGTATTTCGGTAAAGAATCCCATGCCGCCGCCCACCCGGACAAAGGCATAAACGCACTTGACGCCATAGTACTGGCATATACCAGCCTGAATTCCCTACGCCAGCACATAGAGCCGGGTGCCCGTATTCACGGCATTATTACCGACGGGGGCAAAGCCGCCAACATTGTACCCGGGCATTCCGCCGGCACTTTCCTGATACGTTCCCAAACTCTGCCCTACCTAAGAGAGCTGATGGACAGGGTACTGGACTGCTTTAAATCTGCCGCCCAGGCTACCGGTGCCCGTTTGGAGTACCGCTTTGATAAATCCATATATGCCCCCATGAATAACAACATGGCTCTGGCAAACCTATATGTAAAAAATATGGATATGCTGGGTCACCGGACTTTGCTTGAAGACCCTGAGATGAATTTTGGGAGTACCGATATGGGCAATGTCAGCCAGGTTGTACCCAGCCTGCACGGTTATTATGCCATTACCGGCAAAGATGTCTCCGGCCATACTCCGGAATTTGCTTCTGCCGCCTGTTCGGCAAAGGGTATTAAGGGTGCTTTAGATGCCGCCAAGGCTATGGCTATGACCGCGGCAGATTTATTCGGCAGCTCAGCCAATCTGGAAAAAGTAAAAACAGAATTTCAAAAATCTACCCGGCCATCCGCCTGA